In a single window of the Agromyces sp. H17E-10 genome:
- a CDS encoding DNA-binding protein, whose translation MIVVTADQVASRTRADLAGTARDRIQAAHGDVLVLPVARNAGDEIQLLTRDGRTVVDVVFELTRDGHWSVGIGCGPVREPLPDDIREASGEAFFAARDAVERAKKSSPRLAVEAGGVTDPSPGDITAADVEALFTLALLLRERRSTEGWEVYDRIVAGARQTDIAGELGVSAPAISSRMKSANIRAELDAAPALARLLEHLDASTEARQ comes from the coding sequence ATGATCGTCGTCACCGCTGACCAAGTCGCAAGTCGCACCAGGGCTGACCTCGCCGGAACCGCGCGCGACCGGATCCAGGCGGCCCACGGCGACGTACTCGTGCTGCCCGTCGCGCGCAACGCGGGCGACGAGATCCAACTGCTCACCCGCGACGGCCGCACCGTCGTCGACGTCGTCTTCGAACTCACCCGCGACGGCCACTGGAGCGTCGGCATCGGCTGCGGCCCGGTGCGCGAGCCGCTGCCCGACGACATCCGGGAGGCGAGCGGCGAGGCCTTCTTCGCCGCTCGCGACGCGGTCGAGCGCGCGAAGAAGAGCTCGCCACGACTCGCCGTCGAAGCCGGCGGCGTCACCGACCCCTCACCCGGCGACATCACCGCGGCCGACGTCGAAGCACTGTTCACCCTCGCGCTGCTGCTGCGCGAACGCCGCTCCACCGAGGGATGGGAGGTCTACGACCGCATCGTCGCGGGCGCGCGTCAGACCGACATCGCCGGGGAGCTCGGGGTGAGCGCACCGGCGATCAGTTCGCGCATGAAGTCGGCGAACATCCGTGCCGAGCTCGACGCGGCGCCCGCGCTCGCTAGGCTGCTTGAGCACCTGGACGCCTCGACGGAAGCCCGCCAATGA